Part of the Pseudobacteriovorax antillogorgiicola genome is shown below.
GGCCCTTAGCATAGTTAAATCGGGCGCTGGTTCGATAGTTGCGATTGTGGATTCGGGAAATCACTTTGCGAGCCCCCAGCTGCTTGCCTAAGGCCCCTGATAGCAAGTTGATCTCATCGAGACTAGTTGCCGCTATCATCACATCGCTATTATGGACCTTAGCATCGGAAAGAACGTGAGCGTGGCAGGAGGAGCCTAAGACCATTTTGGCCTCGACCACCTGGCTCAGCCTTTCGAGACAGTCGGCGTTTTCGTCTATGACCGTCACGCTATGGCCATTCTCGCTCAGCAGCTGTGCTGCAAAGCTACCAACCTCTCCAGCGCCGCTGATCACGATCTCTTTTGATTGCTTCATATCACCTCGGTCATTCCTGTCTCGACTCCTACTTATATCCAACCATTTTCTGAATCTTACAAAACGAAGGAAAGGTCAAGAAATCCGCAAAGAAATCTGTGATTTTTATGGTTTTTGCGGGGAAATGGTTTCCTTGTTGGTATAAATTACAGCCACCTTGGCATCTTTATTATAACAAGGGGGCCTTGACACTGATAAGATGCAAAGCGCGCCCAGTTGAATATTCGTAGCACTTAAATTCTAAAATTTCTAACATGGCTTTGATTGGAACTAGGCAAGAATGCAGCATTGGTGCCGCTATTGAAATGTTGCTATTATAGTTACAAGCCTAACAAAGCACGCGTTCGATCGTTTCTAAATGAAGCGAGATACTTGGATAGCTTCCAAGTTGCGGAAACTGTGGTAATATGGATGTACTGATCAGAGAACGGAGGATCTGAATGGCTAAAGTCTTAGTTGTTGATGATTCTGAGATGCAGCGCAACAACATTAGAGACATCATTGTCCAGCGTGGCCATGAAGTGATCACTGCAGCAAACGGACAAGAAGGTATCGAAAAGTATCAGGCGAACACGATCAATCTGGTTCTCGCTGACCACAACATGCCGATTCTAACTGGGTTAGAAATGTGTAAAGAGATCCACTCCATTGCTAATGGTAGTCCGCCACCGATCATCATGATCACAACGGAAGTGGGTGATGAAGAAATTAAAGCCCAAGCCAAGCAATATGGGGTGAAAGCCTGGCTCGTAAAGCCTTACAAGAATGAAGCAATCGATCTGATTCTCAAGAAGCTACTTGCTAGCCAATAGTCCCGCAGCCTAAGCGCGAATCCCCTTCCGACCGCGCTTTCTAGCTATCCTGAAGTTCAAGAGCAAAGTTTTATGCCTCAATATCGGGCCCTTTGATCAGAGTTTGTACAGTGCCATTGCTTAAGCCAGTTTCCTCTGCGATTTCCTTATAAGATAGACCTGTAGAACGCAGTTTTCTGGCTCGGAGCTGCGCATCTTTTGTGAGCTTAGACGGGCGGCCAAGGCGAACTCCCCGTTTCTTCGCTGCATCGAGTCCAGACTTGACCCTCGCGACGATGGTTTCCCGTTCGATCTCTGCAATCTCTGAAAATGCTGCTAGCATGGTTCGGCGAAAAGGGTTTTCATGACCTAGGTTCAGGACGGGTTGGGTGACAGAGATGAAGGCGACCCCTGCCTGATCGAGGGTTAAAAGAGTTTGAATTGCATCGGTTGCATTACGACTCATCCGGTCCAGTCGATAGACGATGATCGTATCAATTTTTTGTTCGAAAGCTGTTTTTAAAAGCTTTTGATACCCAGGGCGATTATTGGTTTTACCCGAGATGCCCTGATCCTTGAAAACTTTAATAGACTTAGGCTGGCGTTCCGTTGGAAGGCTTTTGAGCCAGGTTTCGACTGCATTCTGTTGGCTAGCTAGATCCTGCTTATCGGTGGATACAC
Proteins encoded:
- a CDS encoding response regulator; this encodes MAKVLVVDDSEMQRNNIRDIIVQRGHEVITAANGQEGIEKYQANTINLVLADHNMPILTGLEMCKEIHSIANGSPPPIIMITTEVGDEEIKAQAKQYGVKAWLVKPYKNEAIDLILKKLLASQ
- a CDS encoding recombinase family protein, with product MKSIGIYYRVSTDKQDLASQQNAVETWLKSLPTERQPKSIKVFKDQGISGKTNNRPGYQKLLKTAFEQKIDTIIVYRLDRMSRNATDAIQTLLTLDQAGVAFISVTQPVLNLGHENPFRRTMLAAFSEIAEIERETIVARVKSGLDAAKKRGVRLGRPSKLTKDAQLRARKLRSTGLSYKEIAEETGLSNGTVQTLIKGPDIEA